The following is a genomic window from Carassius carassius chromosome 24, fCarCar2.1, whole genome shotgun sequence.
tcggctcgcttccccgcagttcctgtgtcaccttctcctgctgccaactcacctacGCCTTCTGGATTCgtcattcatcaccaccatcttggactgtgcattcttCCCTGCGTTATTTGTGTcccagtattgtattgtttcattgttttcattaaattaccttaacctcgcacttgcttcctgccactccttcaccccagTCATTACATAAGTCTCTTGTATTTGGTATCGGCAAATCTCTTGGATAAACATTCAGTAAGCTATTTGTGAGCcagttgatctttttttttttgaagaataaacaggtaaacaaacatatatatatatatatatatacagagagagagagagactaaacGAATTGTATTACATtgtaatatgtattatttagatTACGatagtttcagtttttatttatttctctctgtgtttgtgtgtacattaCAGGCTATATAGTCTATTGTGAATTTGTGACTCTATAGTAACTACATCTTAATAACAAAGGAACAATAAATAATTTACCTAAAAATCCACATAACAGCACGTGTGCAATATAAAGTACAAGACACCATACATGACTGGATTGTGAAGTTTATTTTTGAGTATTTCTTTCTTAGCAacaggataattttttttaaaaacagggCCCATATTTACAAAACCTTTTATGTTGCCACTAAGAGGTCTCGTAAATAACAGGAAAGGTTTTAAGATAAGAGTTTTCTCTTAAAACCTTTTCACAAAGCTGCTGAGAAAAACTTTTACTGAGGAATATAGAGAAGTCTTAAGCTAAGGTAAAGCTGGGGTTGACCTCGTTGCTATGGAAAATGTCAGCATGCTTACTAACTATGCCCACAGTGATTGGATGATAGTCTCTGTCAGAaatttattcatagaaatataGCAGAGTGCAATAATATGTTGCCATATTTAAATACAGGAAAATAAAACTGCTAAttgcaacatttaaataaatattttaaaatacaggcTACGTGTCACTTATTAAACAAGCATATGTTCAGCTTATTGTCAGCCTCTTACATGTGTGCTTCTCATAATTAGTGAATATGCATATAAACTGCCTTTTAATTAGTGTAGAATAATCATGGCTGATAGTAACGCATGTAAAcgtaaaataaaaccaaactggATGCAAGAACATTTGTTACTTCTTGCCCAAAACCAAAGGTGATACCTTTTTAATAAACTCATTATGTCaagtttctaaaatgtttatattttgagGCAGATTACCGGCAACAGTCATTTAAGGAATAGTTTGTGGCTTGGTCTTAGTGACTTAGGAGTCCCCTTCACAGGTCTAGGAGCTAGTTTTAGTGTGAAAACGCTTTGTGAAACACTCTTGGAGCACAAATTTAGGAGTCATAAATTTAGAACTGACACACCcattaattttaagattttctcCTAAATCTGCGAGTTATGAGCTAATTTTAGCCTTAAGATGTTATGTGAATATAGGCCCAGAAATCATAAGAGATTTTgttagaaagagaaaaaaatatttatactatGCTGTTCAACTTAATCGCGAAACAAAATATAATGGTTTAGTTTTGTCTATGTTTTTCTGGTTAAAAACCAAAGAGGAACAGATGGCTCTGTGCTCTGGCTCTATGCCTTAACTTCATCAGGAAGCTGGCCTCCAGTTACAGCGGCCAAGGCATTGGTCACCATCCTCTCCACAATGATCTGTGAGGTCTCCACGGTGTGGGTTCCTAAATGGGGCAGGACGATGACATTTGGGAAGGACAGCAGGGGATGATCCCTGTGtataacacatttgaaaaaaacatttaggCTTGCAATTTCTACTATCCTACACTTAAGcaactttaattaaaaacaaagcaaGCAACGCAAACCTGGGAAGTGGTTCAGGATACGTAACATCTAAGGCAGCAGCTCGTATCATTTTCTTCTGAAGAGCATCTACTAAAGCATTTTGGTCCACTACCAAGCCTATGACAAGAAAAGCAGTTCTCAAACAGGGCTGCTTCTCTTTAATTGGATTGCCTTGTTCCAGCCTATTACATTACCTCTGCTAACGTTGATAAAGGTGCAATTGGGTTTCATCATGGCAAACTCTTTGGCACCAATCAGTTTGTGCGTATGAGGGGTCAGATTGACCACCACCATGACGAAGTCTGACCTCTGTAACAGCTCCTTCATGCTTGCACAATATGTGGCCCCAACAGCTCTCTCATCACTCTCAGGCCTGAACatataaaacactgtaaaattaaattgaaGTATTACATTTAGCCAATCTAACATTAACAAATTCCTGACCACAACCCATAAGGCCTTGTTTAGAAGCttgataataatttttttccaatCACAGACTAAATGCAACCTAGCTGAAAGGCACCATTGTAATTTCACACTTATTTTTAAAAGGAATATATGTTCATACTTTacctttcaaatgtttggggttaatttttaaaaaatgtttctgtggTCACATTTTGTGGTTAATGTACATAAAACTTACAGTTTACATATTACTCAAGCTGGTGAGAAGTTGTTTAGTGACAGTGTAAATATTTCAGTCAAAGTCCAACAGATTCACCTTCGATTCCTATTGTGGTAAAGGATTTTCATCTCAAACCCTTGAGCTCTCTTGGCTATTTTGTATCCTATTCTACCCATGCCGATGATGCCCAGGGTGGCCCCGCTAACATCAGTGCCTAGAGAGGACTCGGGAAAATCATCAGACTCCCGGAACTTGGAAAAATTGTAtcctgcgtaaaaaaaaaaaagaaattcccaACGGATTCACTGAAAAATATGATAAGCCAGGAAGAAATTCTAGAAATGAAACTGCAGCTCTCACCTTCAACTATCTTCCTTGCAGATGCCAACATCAAACTCATGCCAATATCCGCAGTGGCATTATCCACCACATGAGGAGTGTTGGAAACTTTGACTCCAAAGCTATTGATCAGAGGAATATCCAGGTGGTCTACTCCCACCCCACCATTAACAACCGCTTTGAGGTTAGGCAAAGATTTTAACAGGTTTTGGTCAACTTTAATAACGTCACCCCACACAAACAATGCCTGGATTTTGTCAGCGAAGTCTACTTTCCTCTGTACAAAGCACTCATATGGGATTATAATGAAGTGTTTCTCGATACAAGGAGAAAAACACTTGTAAATGCCTCCGGGCGCTCCGAGCGTGGTAGCTAATATGCATGGTTTCTCCATAACCtgtgaacaaaaataaaagagcAATAACTATATAAACAAAGCAACAAGCACACGCATTCGTCTTTAAAAATCTTaggctatataaaatataattctttCTCACCACTCGTGTGACAGTCGATCGTAGTTGGATTGTTCCCTGGATAAGCTTGCTTGTCAAGTCTTTGCAATGTGTGTTCCAGACTTTGTTAATCAAGTACCGATTAAGACTAAAGGTGGCTTCCTGCAAATCATTATATAACCGTACAgatttacaaaaaagaaagaaagaaaaataaatgccgACTCTCAAAAAACTAGTCTACCTCTTCGAACTGTTTACATAGCGGCTGATGTCAGGTTTCGTCATCGGAGAGACTGATAGTTCCTCAATAATCAGAAGGGGGCGCTAGAAACTCATGAAACGGATTagatgcatttctgtcacaagaTTGAGTACATATGTAGTGGTT
Proteins encoded in this region:
- the zgc:136493 gene encoding probable 2-ketogluconate reductase; amino-acid sequence: MEKPCILATTLGAPGGIYKCFSPCIEKHFIIIPYECFVQRKVDFADKIQALFVWGDVIKVDQNLLKSLPNLKAVVNGGVGVDHLDIPLINSFGVKVSNTPHVVDNATADIGMSLMLASARKIVEGYNFSKFRESDDFPESSLGTDVSGATLGIIGMGRIGYKIAKRAQGFEMKILYHNRNRRPESDERAVGATYCASMKELLQRSDFVMVVVNLTPHTHKLIGAKEFAMMKPNCTFINVSRGLVVDQNALVDALQKKMIRAAALDVTYPEPLPRDHPLLSFPNVIVLPHLGTHTVETSQIIVERMVTNALAAVTGGQLPDEVKA